In the Mauremys mutica isolate MM-2020 ecotype Southern chromosome 13, ASM2049712v1, whole genome shotgun sequence genome, one interval contains:
- the YTHDF1 gene encoding YTH domain-containing family protein 1 isoform X2: MMSATSVDPQRPKGQDNKVQNGSLHQKDTVHDNDFEPYLSGQSNQNNSYPSMTDPYLSNYYPPSIGFPYSLSEAPWSTGGDPPIPYLTTYGQLSNGDHHFMHDAVFGQPGGLGNNIYQHRFNFFPENPAFSAWGTSGSQGQQTQSSAYGSSYSYPPSSLGGTIVDGQTGFHNDTLNKAPGMNSIEQGMVGLKIGGDVTTSAVKTVGSVVNSAGMTGALPGNGGSSVNLPVSKPTSWAAIASKPAKPQPKMKTKTGPVIGGALPPPPIKHNMDIGTWDNKGPVAKVPAPQQIPSPQSVPQQQMVQPIPAQPPPLTQPQYQNPQQPPQNRWVAPRNRNAAFGQSGGTGNDSNSTGSTQPNSVPSGESHPVLEKLKAAHSYNPKDFEWNLKNGRVFIIKSYSEDDIHRSIKYSIWCSTEHGNKRLDSAFRSMNSKGPVYLLFSVNGSGHFCGVAEMKSPVDYGTSAGVWSQDKWKGKFDVKWIFVKDVPNNQLRHIRLENNDNKPVTNSRDTQEVPLEKAKQVLKIIATYKHTTSIFDDFSHYEKRQEEEEVVRKVMKEELLVLTLQSNKYICKLNSFKVCENWRQVLEEVD, from the exons AATAATAGCTATCCATCAATGACTGATCCCTATTTGTCCAATTATTATCCACCATCTATTGGGTTTCCCTATTCTCTCAGTGAAGCACCGTGGTCTACTGGAGGAGATCCTCCTATCCCATACCTCACCACCTATGgacagctcagtaatggagaccATCATTTTATGCATGATGCTGTTTTTGGACAGCCTGGGGGTCTGGGAAATAACATCTACCAACACAGATTTAATTTTTTCCCTGAAAATCCTGCTTTCTCAGCTTGGGGAACAAGTGGATCCCAAGGACAGCAGACTCAAAGTTCAGCTTATGGGAGCAGTTACAGCTACCCACCTAGTTCACTGGGTGGTACTATTGTGGATGGACAAACAGGATTTCATAATGATACTTTGAATAAAGCACCTGGAATGAATAGTATTGAACAGGGAATGGTTGGACTTAAGATTGGTGGAGATGTAACAACTTCTGCTGTGAAAACAGTAGGTTCTGTTGTCAACAGTGCTGGAATGACAGGTGCTCTTCCTGGTAATGGTGGATCCAGTGTAAACTTGCCAGTATCTAAACCAACCTCTTGGGCTGCTATTGCCAGCAAGCCTGCAAAACCACAgcctaaaatgaaaacaaaaactggGCCTGTAATTGGAGGAGCTTTGCCTCCGCCACCTATAAAACATAATATGGACATAGGTACTTGGGATAATAAGGGTCCTGTGGCAAAAGTTCCTGCTCCCCAACAGATCCCATCTCCTCAATCTGTCCCACAGCAACAAATGGTTCAGCCTAttccagctcaacctcctccaTTGACCCAGCCACAGTATCAAAATCCTCAGCAACCACCCCAAAACCGCTGGGTGGCTCCCCGCAACAGAAATGCAGCTTTTGGCCAAAGTGGAGGAACTGGTAATGATAGCAACTCAACTGGCAGTACCCAGCCTAACTCTGTCCCAAGTGGTGAATCCCATCCCGTTCTTGAAAAACTGAAAGCTGCTCATAGCTATAACCCGAAAGATTTTGAATGGAATCTTAAAAATGGACGTGTGTTCATAATAAAGAGCTATTCTGAGGATGATATTCATCGTTCCATTAAATATTCTATTTGGTGTAGCACAGAACATGGCAACAAACGCTTGGACAGCGCTTTCCGATCCATGAATAGTAAGGGCCCGGTCTACTTACTGTTCAGTGTTAATGGTAGTGGACATTTCTGTGGAGTAGCAGAAATGAAATCACCTGTGGACTATGGCACTAGTGCTGGCGTCTGGTCTCAGGACAAATGGAAGGGGAAATTTGATGTCAAATGGATCTTTGTGAAGGACGTGCCCAACAACCAGCTCCGACACATCAGGCTGGAGAACAATGACAACAAACCAGTTACAAACTCCCGTGACACACAGGAGGTGCCCttagaaaaagcaaaacaagtGCTTAAAATTATTGCTACTTACAAGCACACAACCTCCATCTTTGATGACTTTTCCCATTATGAAAAGCGCcaagaagaggaggaggtggtgcgGAAG GTAATGAAAGAAGAGCTCCTGGTTTTAACCCTTCAGTCAAATAAGT ATATTTGCAAGCTGAACAGTTTTAAAGTGTGTGAGAATTGGAGACAAGTCCTGGAAGAAGTGGATTG A
- the YTHDF1 gene encoding YTH domain-containing family protein 1 isoform X1 yields MMSATSVDPQRPKGQDNKVQNGSLHQKDTVHDNDFEPYLSGQSNQNNSYPSMTDPYLSNYYPPSIGFPYSLSEAPWSTGGDPPIPYLTTYGQLSNGDHHFMHDAVFGQPGGLGNNIYQHRFNFFPENPAFSAWGTSGSQGQQTQSSAYGSSYSYPPSSLGGTIVDGQTGFHNDTLNKAPGMNSIEQGMVGLKIGGDVTTSAVKTVGSVVNSAGMTGALPGNGGSSVNLPVSKPTSWAAIASKPAKPQPKMKTKTGPVIGGALPPPPIKHNMDIGTWDNKGPVAKVPAPQQIPSPQSVPQQQMVQPIPAQPPPLTQPQYQNPQQPPQNRWVAPRNRNAAFGQSGGTGNDSNSTGSTQPNSVPSGESHPVLEKLKAAHSYNPKDFEWNLKNGRVFIIKSYSEDDIHRSIKYSIWCSTEHGNKRLDSAFRSMNSKGPVYLLFSVNGSGHFCGVAEMKSPVDYGTSAGVWSQDKWKGKFDVKWIFVKDVPNNQLRHIRLENNDNKPVTNSRDTQEVPLEKAKQVLKIIATYKHTTSIFDDFSHYEKRQEEEEVVRKVMKEELLVLTLQSNKYICKLNSFKVCENWRQVLEEVDW; encoded by the exons AATAATAGCTATCCATCAATGACTGATCCCTATTTGTCCAATTATTATCCACCATCTATTGGGTTTCCCTATTCTCTCAGTGAAGCACCGTGGTCTACTGGAGGAGATCCTCCTATCCCATACCTCACCACCTATGgacagctcagtaatggagaccATCATTTTATGCATGATGCTGTTTTTGGACAGCCTGGGGGTCTGGGAAATAACATCTACCAACACAGATTTAATTTTTTCCCTGAAAATCCTGCTTTCTCAGCTTGGGGAACAAGTGGATCCCAAGGACAGCAGACTCAAAGTTCAGCTTATGGGAGCAGTTACAGCTACCCACCTAGTTCACTGGGTGGTACTATTGTGGATGGACAAACAGGATTTCATAATGATACTTTGAATAAAGCACCTGGAATGAATAGTATTGAACAGGGAATGGTTGGACTTAAGATTGGTGGAGATGTAACAACTTCTGCTGTGAAAACAGTAGGTTCTGTTGTCAACAGTGCTGGAATGACAGGTGCTCTTCCTGGTAATGGTGGATCCAGTGTAAACTTGCCAGTATCTAAACCAACCTCTTGGGCTGCTATTGCCAGCAAGCCTGCAAAACCACAgcctaaaatgaaaacaaaaactggGCCTGTAATTGGAGGAGCTTTGCCTCCGCCACCTATAAAACATAATATGGACATAGGTACTTGGGATAATAAGGGTCCTGTGGCAAAAGTTCCTGCTCCCCAACAGATCCCATCTCCTCAATCTGTCCCACAGCAACAAATGGTTCAGCCTAttccagctcaacctcctccaTTGACCCAGCCACAGTATCAAAATCCTCAGCAACCACCCCAAAACCGCTGGGTGGCTCCCCGCAACAGAAATGCAGCTTTTGGCCAAAGTGGAGGAACTGGTAATGATAGCAACTCAACTGGCAGTACCCAGCCTAACTCTGTCCCAAGTGGTGAATCCCATCCCGTTCTTGAAAAACTGAAAGCTGCTCATAGCTATAACCCGAAAGATTTTGAATGGAATCTTAAAAATGGACGTGTGTTCATAATAAAGAGCTATTCTGAGGATGATATTCATCGTTCCATTAAATATTCTATTTGGTGTAGCACAGAACATGGCAACAAACGCTTGGACAGCGCTTTCCGATCCATGAATAGTAAGGGCCCGGTCTACTTACTGTTCAGTGTTAATGGTAGTGGACATTTCTGTGGAGTAGCAGAAATGAAATCACCTGTGGACTATGGCACTAGTGCTGGCGTCTGGTCTCAGGACAAATGGAAGGGGAAATTTGATGTCAAATGGATCTTTGTGAAGGACGTGCCCAACAACCAGCTCCGACACATCAGGCTGGAGAACAATGACAACAAACCAGTTACAAACTCCCGTGACACACAGGAGGTGCCCttagaaaaagcaaaacaagtGCTTAAAATTATTGCTACTTACAAGCACACAACCTCCATCTTTGATGACTTTTCCCATTATGAAAAGCGCcaagaagaggaggaggtggtgcgGAAG GTAATGAAAGAAGAGCTCCTGGTTTTAACCCTTCAGTCAAATAAGT ATATTTGCAAGCTGAACAGTTTTAAAGTGTGTGAGAATTGGAGACAAGTCCTGGAAGAAGTGGATTGGTAA
- the YTHDF1 gene encoding YTH domain-containing family protein 1 isoform X3, which yields MMSATSVDPQRPKGQDNKVQNGSLHQKDTVHDNDFEPYLSGQSNQNNSYPSMTDPYLSNYYPPSIGFPYSLSEAPWSTGGDPPIPYLTTYGQLSNGDHHFMHDAVFGQPGGLGNNIYQHRFNFFPENPAFSAWGTSGSQGQQTQSSAYGSSYSYPPSSLGGTIVDGQTGFHNDTLNKAPGMNSIEQGMVGLKIGGDVTTSAVKTVGSVVNSAGMTGALPGNGGSSVNLPVSKPTSWAAIASKPAKPQPKMKTKTGPVIGGALPPPPIKHNMDIGTWDNKGPVAKVPAPQQIPSPQSVPQQQMVQPIPAQPPPLTQPQYQNPQQPPQNRWVAPRNRNAAFGQSGGTGNDSNSTGSTQPNSVPSGESHPVLEKLKAAHSYNPKDFEWNLKNGRVFIIKSYSEDDIHRSIKYSIWCSTEHGNKRLDSAFRSMNSKGPVYLLFSVNGSGHFCGVAEMKSPVDYGTSAGVWSQDKWKGKFDVKWIFVKDVPNNQLRHIRLENNDNKPVTNSRDTQEVPLEKAKQVLKIIATYKHTTSIFDDFSHYEKRQEEEEVVRKERQNRNKQ from the exons AATAATAGCTATCCATCAATGACTGATCCCTATTTGTCCAATTATTATCCACCATCTATTGGGTTTCCCTATTCTCTCAGTGAAGCACCGTGGTCTACTGGAGGAGATCCTCCTATCCCATACCTCACCACCTATGgacagctcagtaatggagaccATCATTTTATGCATGATGCTGTTTTTGGACAGCCTGGGGGTCTGGGAAATAACATCTACCAACACAGATTTAATTTTTTCCCTGAAAATCCTGCTTTCTCAGCTTGGGGAACAAGTGGATCCCAAGGACAGCAGACTCAAAGTTCAGCTTATGGGAGCAGTTACAGCTACCCACCTAGTTCACTGGGTGGTACTATTGTGGATGGACAAACAGGATTTCATAATGATACTTTGAATAAAGCACCTGGAATGAATAGTATTGAACAGGGAATGGTTGGACTTAAGATTGGTGGAGATGTAACAACTTCTGCTGTGAAAACAGTAGGTTCTGTTGTCAACAGTGCTGGAATGACAGGTGCTCTTCCTGGTAATGGTGGATCCAGTGTAAACTTGCCAGTATCTAAACCAACCTCTTGGGCTGCTATTGCCAGCAAGCCTGCAAAACCACAgcctaaaatgaaaacaaaaactggGCCTGTAATTGGAGGAGCTTTGCCTCCGCCACCTATAAAACATAATATGGACATAGGTACTTGGGATAATAAGGGTCCTGTGGCAAAAGTTCCTGCTCCCCAACAGATCCCATCTCCTCAATCTGTCCCACAGCAACAAATGGTTCAGCCTAttccagctcaacctcctccaTTGACCCAGCCACAGTATCAAAATCCTCAGCAACCACCCCAAAACCGCTGGGTGGCTCCCCGCAACAGAAATGCAGCTTTTGGCCAAAGTGGAGGAACTGGTAATGATAGCAACTCAACTGGCAGTACCCAGCCTAACTCTGTCCCAAGTGGTGAATCCCATCCCGTTCTTGAAAAACTGAAAGCTGCTCATAGCTATAACCCGAAAGATTTTGAATGGAATCTTAAAAATGGACGTGTGTTCATAATAAAGAGCTATTCTGAGGATGATATTCATCGTTCCATTAAATATTCTATTTGGTGTAGCACAGAACATGGCAACAAACGCTTGGACAGCGCTTTCCGATCCATGAATAGTAAGGGCCCGGTCTACTTACTGTTCAGTGTTAATGGTAGTGGACATTTCTGTGGAGTAGCAGAAATGAAATCACCTGTGGACTATGGCACTAGTGCTGGCGTCTGGTCTCAGGACAAATGGAAGGGGAAATTTGATGTCAAATGGATCTTTGTGAAGGACGTGCCCAACAACCAGCTCCGACACATCAGGCTGGAGAACAATGACAACAAACCAGTTACAAACTCCCGTGACACACAGGAGGTGCCCttagaaaaagcaaaacaagtGCTTAAAATTATTGCTACTTACAAGCACACAACCTCCATCTTTGATGACTTTTCCCATTATGAAAAGCGCcaagaagaggaggaggtggtgcgGAAG gaACGGCAGAATCGAAACAAACAATAA